gatgtaaaaatgcatgtttgacaAAATGGGTTTCAAAGCAACCAGGATGTGTGATAAACCTTTATcacattgtttttttagtctGGGTCACACAAATTGTCTTATCCTTGAGTGTTACGGATGTAGACCAGACCAGATCTGATTATATCATTTGCAAACCTTTTTAACTAGTACACACAGCCACACAactgtttgtaaaaatgtacacattgaGTCTTATAAGAAAATCACCATAAAGAAACCTAACGATAAAGATAGCTGGCTTATATGTACTTGTTGTAATATTGTACTAAAAAAGTACAGAGTGGAATTCATAAGATTTTCCCCCAAACTATGTTATCTCAGTATCTTACAGCAATGCAATctcagacagtcagacagagaaACAATATAACCAGCTGCTCTGCCCGAGGACACGTGTACTCTCCCAAAAACCCAGAAGGCCTACCAGCTGACCCTGAAGGTACAGATAGTGAGCCAAAAAGAAATTTTCATTCATTTCTAGAAACAAATGTAACCTGTCAAGGCAGATATTGCAACATTTCAGATCttcattttttgtaataaatatatgcGAGAACGATTTAGGATACACACTTTTACTGCACATCGTCACTGTAATTTAAATCAGTGCCTAGAAAAATAATATCCCGAAAAATCTACCGGAAACAACATGCGTCTCTGCCATTGGTCAGAGTTTAATAAAAGGGAAGTTAAGGTTAGCGCCTATTGGCTGTTTAATACCTGGGCGGGACTTAAGATTTACTGACATCGTTTGTGATCCCTCGTTTAATAAACGATGCTCAGATCAAAGCAATTATTTATTTCGAGTATTCGTGAACTATGGACATAGCGAATTGCTCATATTCAGGTATTTATCACACCGTCTTTTCACTCTTAGCATTTAGCTTGTGTACATGATATGCTATATTGTGTTTTAGCTTAGCGGCGTGGCTATCTCTAGGAAGATGTAAATGTTTTGTGCCATTAAACATTACGTTGTATACACTGGTAACGTTCCAAATGAAACGTGGTTAATTCCCTGTTGTTGGTGGTCTGTATGGTTTGATTTTACGATCAAGGATTTATTTGTTTTGCTCAACAATGCCTAAAATGTGTGACAGGTCGCCACGTGTTCTTTAGTAAAATTATTTCCTAAACCTGTCGCAAGTTAAACCAATCGTAGATGTTTCCTGTTAAACCATATTGCTGATTTAGTACTAGACTGCACATGTAAACACAGCACATTTTTATCCTCacatatttaaacatatttctttaaaagtctttatcattgtataataattatgttaacACATTTTTTAGCACGTGCAGTCGTTTCAAATccggtgttttttttttaactatttggTAATACTTTAATTATATGTTGAGCATATTTGTGCACCTTGTATGCCCTTTTTTAGTTGTAATTTAATGGTTCATATATTTGTTTTCACGTTTTCTGACATTGAAATGCCATTTAGGCACAGTGTATCACAGTAGGGCTTAAATTCCTGAAGAGATTATCACCTCTGGGTGTTATTCTGGGTATGTGACTCCGCATTAAACCTAATTTAGATGTTCTCTGAATTTTCCAGGTCTATGTGTGTGAAATATGGATTGTGAAGCTGGAGAAAACTCTTCTGAATGTGAAAGCTGGAGAACCCTCAGACGCTGGGGGTGTCCACAAAATCGCACATTGAAAGATGTGTTTACATGGTGAGATGTTAAAAATGTGTActttaaactgtttttttttttattatgtaggcattttataaactataatcTGGAATAGTTGCCAGAGGCAATTAAAGGTTTTGAATAATCTGTGCTTTGATGATGTTTATGATAATTGTTGGCAAAAGTTAAAGcacaccccccccccaaaaaaagcgAATTTTGTGGTTGTATTTGCAGGCAGCTCTTCAAGACTATATTGATGGGTCAAGCCCTGTCCATGCTGATTTGTGGGACGGCAGTTACATCTCAATATTTGTCGGAAGATGTGGCGACGCCAATGTTGCAAAGCTTTCTCAATTACACTCTTTTGCTGCTTACCTACACTTTAGTCTTGGCATTCAGAAAAGGTAGTTTCCCACATTTAAAGCAAATCAGCTTAATATTCTTCTGTGCATTTCATAGCAGCTTATCCAAGAGTGGTGACTGCATAGCTGAGCTGTTTAAGTTTCTTCAAATATAAAAACTTACTATATATCTTGTCTTCAGTAGAAAATATATGGTCCATTTAATGACTAACCTGTAGTTTCTTTAATATAGGGGAAAGCAATATTTTTCAAATCCTAAAAAGAAAGTGGTTGAATTATTTGCTGGTGGCGCTTACGGACGTGGAAGCCAACTACACAGTTGTGTTGGCGTACCAGTACACTACCCTTACAAGTATACAGGTACAGACATTTTGCCCATTTATTTGGTATATACACCACAAAAGACTGTCCTGAAGAGTATGTTTCTCAAgttaaacatatttattatacaGTAGCCTCATGTATCCCATGCAGCCTTAAAATCCATctgttgtatgttgttgtaGCTACTGGACTGTTTTGTAATCCCGGTACTGATGGTGCTGTCATGGATCTTCTTGAAGACCCGCTATAAGCCATTGCATTTCATTGCTGTGGTTTTGTGCATGCTTGGAGTTGGTTCAATGGTGGGAGCAGATCTGCTGGCAGGAAGAGACCAAGGCTCAAGTGAGTACTTAGTAGTAAGTAATTAAGTAAACACAATGGCATTCCTGTTTGCAGTACTCACACGTGTATTTAGACATTGACTAGGCTTTTTATTAACTGTTTGCTCCAAATCTTTCTATTATTCTTAGACATGAGCCTAAGTGAAACAGGAAGCATGTATTTATTCCATTACAGACTGAAGTACttcattttgattggtcaatctAATTGATATCTGTTTGCTATACAATAGccatttaaaggcagggtccatgatctctgaaagccaatgttgacatttgaaatcacctaaacaaaaacGCCCCTACCgaaatagaatctggaccttctgttgatagacccgccccaaacatacacaacccaggcaacgatgttggtaagtagacacgccccttactgttgattggctacaagtgtgttttggtactcggcctgactctcttttccaaagtgtttttcagttatcgtgcactccgcctttaagctgATATAGAACCTCATTTAAGTACAAACAAACTGGAAAGTTTGCATAATGACACCTAAGTGTACATTTTGTGTCTTTCTTTTCCTCTCAACGCAGACAGTAATGTATTATTAGGGGATGGACTTGTGCTAGTAAGTGCAGCTCTGTATGCCGTGTCAAATCTCTGTCAGGAATACACAGTGAAAAACCTGACCAGGATTGAGTTTTTGGGCATGATGGGATTCTTTGGCACCATCATCAGTGGTGTGCAAATGTAAGTGTCTCACAGTTGTTGGTATAAACTTACTGTACGTTCACACCGCCGCAGACTTGAGCTTCCAAAGGAGGCCGCCCGCTCAACGACGCTTGTCAAAAAGTACAGGGAAGCTTGTTGACACTTTGGTCACTCTGAAGTCTGTTTTCTCTGAACTAATGTCTAGGTAGGAACGAAAGTTTACATTGCATGTTTCTCCGGTATCAGCCAGCTAAGAACGTCTAGGCTatattctgattggctgctgGTGTTTCGCTGCTGCTTGCTGCTGAACCGCATCATAGCTCactaccataaagttgagcttctTTCAACTTTCTGATTGACGCTCCGGTCGCTCAAAATGCCCAAAACGTGACGCCGATGGATTTGACGCTCCTTGCAGCTGAGAGAAGCCAGCTTTcattcagtccctccagaaaaacgcgattatgcgatcgcatgattcaacgcctattcagccaaagtccgcatatttatgccgGGGCcaaattttttcaaatacgctgCACTTTAGCAGCATAAATAGCAGATTTCCgtgcgcaaaatatgcagggatttcatgatttcataatccccgcattttcacatataaaaatcacatatatcttagcagaaagttgaaaaattttgcaattacttcacacaagtgcagccatgtcccctgttgccatgggaacgttatgaagtgacgtgattatgtgacgtgaacatcattgagaAGCTGCAAAAGCTGCGAACATATTTGCAAGTTCCTGCATTTTTTgtaagttcccgcaatttcatcgcataaaattgcataaatatcccgcatattccatcgcttTTTTTAGGAAAACGTGCCTAATCGCAAGATTAAGAatttttgcctgcaacaatcacaTAAAAACTCTCTTTTGTTATGGAAGGGCTGTTCATTGTAATTGAATGACTTCTGATAACTTTGGAAGCTCAAGTCTGCGGCGGTGTGAACGTACAGTTACACTCCTTGCCTTTTTGCTtattaaatattgttttattgtgcAATTTGAGTATGCAACTTTTATATCATTTAGTATGTTTCAATTGTCTTGAGTTTTTAATAATGCAacttaaaactaaatatttatgTTGCTGCTTGTACAGTTCTCTCATCATTCTATAGtctagaccagtggttttcaaactgggggccgcgagatggtgccaggggggccccagttttatgacattttataaaatacatgaatttatcatgaattctgtgtaattaaacctaaaaaataataagccaactacCCACCAGCAttactaggtataattttatgttttgttaaattaaaatattacattttaaaacgtttttttttgtcataaattttctttcgggggggccgcgaaaacatgcactgtacacaaggggggccgcacgctgaaaaagtttgggaaccactggtctagacCATGATGCATCTGTACAGCTCAGTATCATTTAACAGAAATCAAGCTAATGTTGTcaattgttttgtttcttttacTTTTAAGGGCTATACTTGAACCCAAAGCTATAACCGCCATCAAATGGGACTTGAGAATATGTAAGTAGGTCATACTCAAAAGTACTGGTTAACATTTACTATAATTATAATTATCTAGCCATAATTTGCAGTCATTAGCTAGTTTTGAAAATGATACTATTTGTGTATTAcactaaatatataattttagttAGTAATAGATCCAAtaagagaattttttttttttagataattatTTGTAACCTTCTTCATTATTAAATCAATCTTTTTATTTCAGGTCTGCTCTTTGTGGCTTATACCGTGTGCATGTATGGGCTGTACAGTTACATGCCTATAGTGGTGAAGATGACAAGCGCCACAGCAGTAAACCTCTCACTGCTGACAGCTGACCTCTTTAGTCTCTTCTGTGGCTTATTTTTGTTTCACTACAATGTGAGTTGAAGATTAAATTTCTGAGAATCAATAAATTAGACAGAAGTAGATTCTTTTCCAATATTTGACACAATCTTCTTGCCAAATCATAATTTTACAGAGGTGTCAACATTTAGAATGGTTGCACTTTttatattagatttttttcaatACTGTCTAGTACTAAACACTTTTGTCTCTCTTTTCCTTTTGGCTCCACAGTTCTCAGGCTTGTACATTGTGTCTTTTGTGGTGATCATACTCGGTTTTATCATTTTCAACATTGTACCGACTAACACAGCAGATCAGCCATGTGGAAGTAATGATAGGCCCTACCATCTTGCTTCATCTGTGGATGTCCAACAAAGTGAAGACGTTATCGAAGATTTGCCACAAAAGGATGGAGAGAATTAAGACCGGACGGGGTGAAATCACAAAGAACCTTCCAATGGACTGTGTACCTTGATTTAACACACCTCTACAATGTAGAGTTAAGTGTTGTATTTTGTCTGGGATTAACAGTGTCCCGTTTTGCCAAAGGCAGTGAATGATCTGTTGTTTGTTAagaattttaaatacatttccatgtgCCTTCAACCAGTATTTACTCCCATTTCTGTATAAATATTATGGGGTTAGATGGAAAAGGTAGAAGTTTGATTTCAAAAACATTCATTGaaaaatgtttgctttttatGCACTATATTGAGATGTTCAGTACAACCCTCAACCACACAAGGTACTAACATCTcaattactgtaaaaaaaaaaaaatgcagatgcTACTTCAAATATgctcacttttatttttttatcatctgtgtgctatgaacaaaacaaaaatgtatgtatgaagaatttttttttgtagttttgaaatgttacaaAACTATATGTAGGTCACTTAGTACAAATGTTTCTCTGGCTTCAGTGATCAACATTTTGTCAATTGATTTGTTACTGGCATTATCAATATTAGACAtgttttatatgtatattttgttATGTATCCCAAAATAGTTTTAACCATTAAAGCACTGTTTTAATTGCTCAGTCAATCTGCAGTCCTAGTCTTTGTTGTCAGAAAACGGTTCaggatgtcccgatcaggtaATGTATAAACTTCTTTTTGCTAATCTGAGATCAGTAAAATGGCTGGATTGGACTGGAGTTGTATTTAAGATCTACAGTATAATATAACAAAGTTCTGGttaacaaaattaaaatttctttgaattttattTTGGTACCACAATaaggttttatttgttaatacaGTAggtaactacattagttaacaataaacaatacttctacaacaTTTGTTATCCTTAaagttaatttcagcatttaggcctactaacatttttaaaggtgcagtgtgtaaattttagcgggaTCTactggtgaggttgcgaattgcaaccaaaggctcagtccactgctcaccccttgcttttgaaacgcatagagaagctgcGGTAGCTACCACTGGAAAACATGTAATTaacggagacaacttagcaaaaaaggttgtccgttaagggcttctgtaaaaccatggtggcacaaaatggcgacttccacgtaaggggaccctctgtgtatatagataaaaatgtctcattctaatgtAAATATAACGTAAGATAACGgatcattataaaaaggtctttgtacacccctgTTAATATAGTTTTGgaaattattttgcatttctgtcaagagatccttttaaaaattacacactgcacctttaacattagttaacgaAGAAGGAACTACCATCAAAAAAAGAGCAATTGTGTATGTATTAACATAAAgattataaatgctttaaacatacactgtattgttcattgttacttGGTTAATATATTAACTAATATAGTGATTctctaactttttttttttgaaaattcgTGGCATAAAACAATCTAAAacttaaaaactaaaataaacaaaacatattaaatgacacaatgtagtgctgttggttggtAGTTATGTTTTTCTGAGGTTTGATTATTAAAATttataataatgtattttataaaatgtcataaaccGCGCCTCCAGTTAGCTACTGTAAACGTTTGCCATTTTCTTAATCTTTTAATAGAACAGGTTCAAactatttaaagggacagttcatccAAAAGgtaaaattgtgtcatcattaaCCCCTCAAGTTCTTCCAAACCTGTTCTGTATAAATTCCGACATTCAAATATGTAACTTTGAAAAAAGTCCCATCAGTAGAGATGTTGTGGGGTCGTTACGCCGCCTTGCGTCGCCGCACGGCATTCACACCAGCGCTGCATTGCGATGCGTCTGAACTGACGTGCCCGCGCCTCGCTCATTCACATGCTCATCATGGAGGAATAACTACAGGTACCTGCCGTGCAGAAAGGAGGACAGGATTATACCCAACGACATCTTCAAACGTATGTTGCtttgatttatttatctatATCAGATATTCAGTCGGTATGATGTGCCTTTTTTACACGTTATCTGTGCTTTGAAATAGAAGACATATAACCTATTGCAAAATGAAAGGGTATCGACGGTAGATGAATCCTATTtctgtatatgtattatataacCAGTGAGAATAAACATGATTATAAACTGATCAATAAAATAACGCTTTCAATAATCAGTTAAAATGTAAACCTGAATGAAGACATCTTATACTGATCATAATAGGAGCAGTTGCCCAGGGCAACCAACGTGTTAATCCGCCTAACGCCACACTGGCGAGCAGAAGACATTAATCGTTATTTGTTATCGAGACCAGTTTCAATGATGAACGCTATTGAATAAAAATACATGAGAGACATTGTGAATTGTGTTTTGTGCAGGTTGTCTTGATCATACGTTTGTTGCACTGTTGCAACAAAGAAGACAAGCGCAATGAAGCATTTTCTAAGGTAGGTAAAACGTTTCATTGcttagtgtttattttttatttgtattggaTGGTGACTTGTAAAGTTAATTTAACGTTTGTATCATTTTATATTACTTGCAATTGTGTCTATGGTGGCCCTATATCAAGGATATAAAACACAAGgaataaaaatattcatgatggcAATTGCAAACCACAATCCAATGCAAGCTGCAGCTAGACAAAACATAAACAGTTTGCTGCATTTAAGACTTCCATCATGAACTATGAGATTATATTTCAATACAACTCCAATATTTGTGCTTTAACATTTATAAGCTACTTAACTGACTTGGTAAAATGTGATGTTCATGGCCTTCAGATGTtgtttattaaaggggacatttcacaaaacctTTTTAAGATTACAAGatcccagagtacatatgtgaagttttagctcaaaatagcatatataattttttatagcattttaaaattttcactttttaggtgtgagcaaaaatgtgccgtttttgggtgtgtcctttaaaatgcaaatgagctgatctctgtactaaatggaaGTGCTGTGATGGATAGTCCaggttaaggggcggtattatccccttatgacatcacaaggggggcaaatttcaataacctatttttttcCATGTGTTTATTTGCATGGATTTGACGATGTTTGACTAGAGATAGATGGACAGAAGGATGTTTGACTAGAGATGTATGGACGGTTGGATGTTTGACTAAAGATGGATGGACAGAAGGATGCTTGACTAGAGATGTTTGGACGGTTGGATGTTTGACtagagatggatggacagaaGGATGT
This sequence is a window from Misgurnus anguillicaudatus chromosome 9, ASM2758022v2, whole genome shotgun sequence. Protein-coding genes within it:
- the slc35f2 gene encoding solute carrier family 35 member F2, which translates into the protein MDCEAGENSSECESWRTLRRWGCPQNRTLKDVFTWQLFKTILMGQALSMLICGTAVTSQYLSEDVATPMLQSFLNYTLLLLTYTLVLAFRKGESNIFQILKRKWLNYLLVALTDVEANYTVVLAYQYTTLTSIQLLDCFVIPVLMVLSWIFLKTRYKPLHFIAVVLCMLGVGSMVGADLLAGRDQGSNSNVLLGDGLVLVSAALYAVSNLCQEYTVKNLTRIEFLGMMGFFGTIISGVQMAILEPKAITAIKWDLRICLLFVAYTVCMYGLYSYMPIVVKMTSATAVNLSLLTADLFSLFCGLFLFHYNFSGLYIVSFVVIILGFIIFNIVPTNTADQPCGSNDRPYHLASSVDVQQSEDVIEDLPQKDGEN